In Microbacterium sp. 1.5R, the following are encoded in one genomic region:
- a CDS encoding DEAD/DEAH box helicase has translation MTPEDAVPTDAPETPGFEELGITGPVLKAIKDLGYETPSPIQAATIPTLLSGRDVVGMAQTGTGKTAAFALPVLERLDVSQKTPQALVLAPTRELALQVCEAFESYASKMKGVHVLPVYGGQGYGVQLSALRRGVHVIVGTPGRIMDHLAKGTLDLSQLQYLVLDEADEMLKMGFAEDVEQILAQTPEEKQVALFSATMPPQIRRLAQKYLREPEEISIKSKTATGTNITQRYLVVSYAQKVDALTRILEVENFDGMIVFVRTKNETETLAEKLRARGYSAAAINGDVPQVQRERSVNQLKASKLDILVATDVAARGLDVERISHVINFDIPTDTESYVHRIGRTGRAGRTGDAISFITPRERYLLKSIEKATRQQPTQMQLPSLDDVNTTRLARFDDAITTALSDSTRIEKFRDIIDHYVRNHDVPEADVAAALAVVAQGDTPLLLDPADDALSKAVEYDNRPPRESNTRERRETREPRERRGRGDYKPYRIEVGRRHRVEPRQIVGALANEGGLGRDDFGAINIRPDFTVVELPANLDSSVLEKLKDTRISGRLIEIKPDRGPGARRNDGPRDGARGGFERRDDRPRYDRDDRPARTDERGEKPFRKPRHKG, from the coding sequence GTGACTCCTGAAGACGCTGTGCCCACCGACGCCCCCGAGACCCCTGGATTCGAGGAGCTCGGCATCACCGGCCCCGTCCTCAAGGCCATCAAGGACCTCGGCTACGAGACCCCCTCCCCCATCCAAGCCGCCACGATCCCGACCCTGCTCTCCGGTCGCGATGTCGTCGGTATGGCGCAGACCGGAACGGGAAAGACCGCGGCATTCGCGCTCCCCGTGCTCGAGCGCCTCGACGTGTCCCAGAAGACCCCGCAAGCTCTCGTGCTGGCTCCGACCCGCGAGCTCGCTCTGCAGGTGTGCGAGGCGTTCGAGTCGTACGCCTCGAAGATGAAGGGCGTCCACGTCCTCCCCGTCTACGGCGGACAGGGCTATGGCGTGCAGCTGTCGGCGCTGCGCCGCGGCGTGCACGTGATCGTCGGCACCCCCGGTCGCATCATGGACCACCTCGCCAAGGGCACCCTCGACCTGTCCCAGCTGCAGTACCTGGTGCTCGATGAAGCCGACGAGATGCTCAAGATGGGCTTCGCCGAAGACGTCGAGCAGATCCTCGCGCAGACGCCCGAGGAGAAGCAGGTAGCCCTCTTCTCAGCGACGATGCCCCCGCAGATCCGCCGACTCGCGCAGAAGTACCTGCGTGAGCCCGAAGAGATCAGCATCAAGTCGAAGACCGCCACCGGCACCAACATCACGCAGCGGTACCTCGTGGTGTCGTACGCGCAGAAGGTGGATGCGCTCACTCGCATCCTCGAGGTCGAGAACTTCGACGGCATGATCGTGTTCGTCCGCACGAAGAACGAGACCGAGACGCTGGCCGAGAAGCTGCGTGCCCGCGGATACTCCGCCGCCGCCATCAACGGCGACGTGCCGCAGGTCCAGCGTGAGCGCAGCGTCAACCAGCTCAAGGCGAGCAAGCTCGACATCCTCGTCGCGACCGACGTGGCCGCTCGCGGTCTCGACGTCGAGCGCATCAGCCACGTCATCAACTTCGACATCCCCACCGACACCGAGTCGTACGTGCACCGCATCGGCCGCACCGGCCGCGCGGGACGCACCGGAGACGCGATCAGCTTCATCACCCCGCGTGAGCGCTACCTGCTCAAGTCGATCGAGAAGGCCACGCGTCAGCAGCCCACTCAGATGCAGCTGCCCAGCCTCGACGACGTGAACACCACGCGCCTCGCCCGCTTCGACGACGCGATCACGACCGCGCTCAGCGATAGCACCCGCATCGAGAAGTTCCGCGACATCATCGACCACTACGTGCGCAACCACGATGTGCCCGAGGCCGATGTCGCAGCTGCGCTCGCTGTCGTCGCCCAGGGCGATACTCCTCTGCTGCTCGACCCGGCCGACGACGCCCTGTCGAAAGCGGTCGAGTACGACAACCGTCCGCCGCGCGAGAGCAACACTCGCGAGCGTCGCGAGACCCGCGAACCGCGCGAGCGCCGTGGGCGCGGCGACTACAAGCCGTACCGCATCGAGGTCGGACGCCGTCACCGCGTCGAGCCCCGTCAGATCGTCGGCGCACTCGCGAATGAGGGCGGCCTGGGTCGTGATGACTTCGGCGCGATCAACATCCGGCCGGACTTCACTGTCGTCGAGTTGCCGGCGAACCTCGATTCGTCCGTCCTGGAGAAGCTGAAGGACACCCGCATCTCGGGTCGGCTCATCGAGATCAAGCCCGACCGTGGGCCTGGAGCCCGTCGTAACGACGGCCCTCGTGACGGCGCCCGCGGTGGGTTCGAGCGCCGCGATGACCGTCCGCGCTACGACCGTGACGACCGTCCTGCTCGCACCGATGAGCGAGGCGAGAAGCCGTTCCGCAAGCCCCGACACAAGGGCTGA
- the ligA gene encoding NAD-dependent DNA ligase LigA → MPENISLEDARIEADELTTRILEAKDAYYGRDTSLVDDFTYDGWMHRLEELERMHPELQGQDSPTQMVGAAEATGLATIEHAERMLSLDNVFSIDELRDWAAKTRASAGRAVDWLTELKIDGLAINLRYENGRLTSAATRGDGRVGEIVTENALRLPEIPLELSGKGHPPIVEVRGEVFIPVAAFERLNAAQAEFRDRAYADALARWEARSGAKKPFDEEKARTAAARRFPSFANPRNAASGGLRQQIDKKEGLELEAGMLRIESLALYVHGIGAWENPPVAAQSQVYDKLSDWGLPTSPHTRVCTSIDDVVAFVEYFGEHRHDIEHELDGIVVKVDELSLHDELGATSRAPRWAIAYKYPPEEVQTKLLDIVVSVGRTGRATPFAVMAPAQVAGSVVRQATLHNKDVVKAKGVLIGDTVVLRKAGDVIPEVLGPVVEKRDGTEREFVMPIECPECGTPLRPMKEGDIDLRCPNARSCPAQVRGRVEHIGSRGALDIEALGEVTAAALTQPTSPATPPLETEAGLFALTLDEIVPIELVVRDAETGLPKEDEDGLVKTRAPFRRNPTATEKKSGLEGPQPSSQAVTLLAELEKAKTKDLWRLLVSLNIRHVGPVAARALAQWFGSLDAIRAASRDELAAVEGVGGIIADSLLAWFDVDWHQDIVRRWADAGVQWATPGHPGPGAAVVQGGVLDGITVVATGSLDGYTRDGAQEAILKAGGKAASSVSKKTDFVAAGPGAGSKLGKAEELGIRILDAAQFHILVTEGPDALG, encoded by the coding sequence GTGCCGGAGAACATCTCGCTGGAAGACGCCCGTATCGAAGCGGACGAGCTGACCACTCGAATCCTCGAAGCGAAGGACGCGTACTACGGGCGCGACACTTCACTCGTCGACGACTTCACCTACGACGGGTGGATGCACAGGCTCGAAGAGCTGGAGCGGATGCATCCCGAGCTGCAGGGTCAGGACTCGCCCACTCAGATGGTGGGGGCGGCCGAGGCCACCGGGCTCGCCACCATCGAGCACGCGGAGCGGATGCTGAGTCTCGACAACGTGTTCTCGATCGACGAGCTCAGGGATTGGGCCGCCAAGACGCGCGCCTCTGCGGGGCGAGCTGTCGACTGGCTCACCGAACTCAAGATCGACGGCCTCGCGATCAATCTCCGCTACGAGAACGGGCGGCTGACGTCGGCGGCGACGCGGGGAGATGGGCGCGTCGGTGAGATCGTCACCGAGAACGCGCTGCGCCTTCCCGAGATCCCCCTCGAGCTCAGCGGCAAAGGTCACCCTCCCATCGTCGAGGTGCGCGGCGAGGTGTTCATTCCCGTGGCCGCCTTCGAGCGCCTGAATGCCGCACAGGCGGAGTTCCGCGACCGGGCCTACGCCGATGCTCTCGCCCGCTGGGAGGCTCGGAGCGGAGCAAAGAAGCCGTTCGACGAAGAGAAGGCGCGAACTGCTGCGGCTCGGCGGTTCCCCTCGTTCGCGAATCCGCGCAACGCGGCGAGTGGTGGCCTGCGTCAGCAGATCGACAAGAAGGAGGGGCTCGAACTCGAGGCGGGGATGCTGCGCATCGAGTCGCTCGCGCTGTACGTGCACGGCATCGGGGCCTGGGAGAATCCGCCGGTCGCCGCACAGAGTCAGGTCTACGACAAGCTGTCGGACTGGGGGCTGCCGACCAGCCCGCACACCAGGGTGTGCACGAGCATCGACGACGTGGTTGCGTTCGTCGAGTACTTCGGCGAGCACCGGCACGATATCGAGCACGAGCTGGACGGGATCGTCGTCAAGGTCGACGAGCTGTCCCTCCACGACGAGCTCGGCGCCACCAGTCGGGCGCCTCGCTGGGCGATCGCGTACAAGTACCCGCCCGAAGAGGTGCAGACGAAGCTGCTCGACATCGTCGTGTCTGTGGGTCGAACCGGCAGGGCGACGCCGTTCGCGGTGATGGCTCCCGCCCAGGTCGCGGGGAGCGTCGTCAGGCAGGCGACGCTGCACAACAAGGACGTTGTGAAAGCCAAGGGAGTACTGATCGGCGACACCGTCGTCCTGCGCAAGGCGGGCGACGTGATCCCCGAGGTCCTCGGGCCGGTCGTCGAGAAACGCGACGGTACCGAGCGGGAGTTCGTGATGCCGATCGAATGCCCCGAGTGCGGCACGCCGCTGCGTCCGATGAAGGAGGGCGACATCGATCTGCGCTGCCCCAACGCGCGCTCGTGTCCGGCCCAGGTTCGCGGTCGTGTCGAGCACATCGGTTCGCGGGGCGCCCTCGACATCGAGGCGCTCGGAGAAGTCACGGCGGCCGCGCTCACCCAGCCGACCTCGCCGGCGACACCGCCTCTCGAGACCGAAGCCGGACTGTTCGCGCTGACGCTCGATGAGATCGTGCCGATCGAGCTCGTCGTGCGCGACGCCGAGACGGGGCTGCCCAAGGAGGACGAAGACGGCCTCGTGAAGACGAGGGCACCATTCCGACGCAACCCGACCGCGACAGAGAAGAAGTCCGGGCTGGAGGGCCCCCAGCCCTCCTCTCAAGCTGTGACTCTGCTCGCGGAACTCGAGAAGGCGAAGACCAAAGACCTTTGGCGACTGCTCGTCTCACTGAACATCCGTCACGTCGGGCCGGTCGCGGCGAGGGCGCTGGCGCAGTGGTTCGGTTCACTCGACGCGATCCGCGCGGCCTCTCGCGACGAGCTCGCCGCTGTGGAAGGAGTCGGCGGCATCATCGCCGACTCCTTGCTCGCGTGGTTCGATGTCGACTGGCACCAGGACATCGTTCGTCGCTGGGCCGATGCAGGCGTCCAGTGGGCCACGCCCGGTCATCCCGGTCCGGGCGCGGCAGTCGTCCAGGGCGGTGTGTTGGACGGGATCACGGTCGTGGCGACCGGTTCGCTCGACGGGTACACCCGAGATGGAGCGCAGGAGGCCATCCTCAAGGCGGGCGGTAAGGCCGCGTCGAGCGTCTCCAAGAAGACGGACTTCGTCGCGGCCGGTCCCGGAGCGGGGTCGAAGCTGGGGAAGGCGGAGGAGCTCGGCATCCGCATCCTCGATGCCGCTCAGTTCCACATCCTCGTCACGGAGGGGCCGGACGCTCTGGGATGA